The following are from one region of the Hymenobacter sp. YIM 151858-1 genome:
- the bioA gene encoding adenosylmethionine--8-amino-7-oxononanoate transaminase: protein MSLAQRDAAVLWHPYTQMQTAPLPIPVVRGEGAWLIAEDGTRYLDAVASWWVNLHGHAHPYIARRVSEQLATLEHVMFAGFTHPAAVELAEGLLQILPSTQSRVFYSDNGATAVEVAIKMALQYFHNTGQPERRTIIAFRDSYHGDTFGAMSVSARSAFTAPFAPLLFNVEFIDVPVRGREAEVMAQMASIAQRHDVAAFIFEPLVLGTAGMVMYEPEALDALLSICRRHDIFIIADEVMTGFGRTGRLFASDHLREQPDIMCLSKGLTGGTMALGVTTCSAAIYEAFLSSDRTKTFFHGHSYTANPVACTAGLASLDLLLAPESFADRERIAAAHAQFAKALHGLPGIRQVRQLGTILAVEYAPDEATSYFSRLRDEFYALAISRGVLLRPLGNIVYVLPPYCISNDELRLVYDTLLAMRELVLRAATETTPASVPEFPHD, encoded by the coding sequence ATGTCATTAGCCCAACGCGACGCCGCTGTACTCTGGCATCCGTACACCCAAATGCAAACCGCGCCGCTGCCCATTCCGGTGGTGCGCGGCGAAGGTGCCTGGCTGATTGCCGAAGACGGCACGCGGTACCTCGACGCGGTTGCCTCGTGGTGGGTGAACCTGCACGGCCACGCGCACCCGTACATTGCCCGGCGTGTTAGCGAGCAGTTGGCTACCCTGGAGCACGTGATGTTTGCCGGCTTCACGCACCCGGCTGCCGTGGAGCTGGCCGAGGGGCTGCTGCAGATTTTGCCCAGCACCCAAAGCCGGGTTTTTTACTCCGATAACGGCGCGACAGCCGTGGAAGTAGCCATCAAAATGGCTTTGCAGTACTTCCACAACACGGGCCAGCCGGAGCGCCGCACCATCATTGCCTTCCGCGACTCCTACCACGGCGACACCTTTGGCGCCATGAGCGTGAGTGCGCGCTCGGCCTTCACGGCCCCGTTTGCCCCGCTGCTGTTCAACGTGGAGTTTATCGACGTGCCCGTGCGCGGCCGCGAAGCCGAGGTAATGGCCCAAATGGCCTCCATCGCCCAGCGCCACGACGTAGCTGCGTTCATCTTCGAGCCGCTGGTGCTCGGCACGGCCGGCATGGTGATGTACGAGCCCGAAGCCCTCGACGCGCTGCTGAGCATTTGCCGCCGCCACGACATCTTCATCATCGCCGATGAAGTAATGACCGGCTTTGGCCGCACCGGCCGGCTGTTCGCCTCCGACCACCTGCGCGAGCAGCCCGATATCATGTGCTTGTCGAAGGGCCTGACGGGCGGCACCATGGCCCTAGGTGTAACTACCTGCTCGGCCGCTATCTACGAAGCCTTCCTGAGCAGCGACCGAACGAAGACGTTCTTCCACGGGCACTCCTACACGGCCAACCCGGTAGCCTGCACCGCTGGCCTGGCCAGTCTCGATTTGCTGCTGGCGCCCGAGTCGTTTGCCGACCGCGAGCGGATTGCCGCCGCCCACGCGCAGTTTGCCAAGGCGCTGCACGGCTTGCCCGGCATACGGCAGGTGCGGCAGCTCGGCACCATTCTGGCCGTGGAGTATGCCCCCGACGAAGCCACTTCGTACTTCAGCCGCCTGCGCGACGAGTTTTACGCCTTGGCCATTTCGCGCGGCGTGCTGCTCCGTCCGCTCGGCAACATCGTGTATGTGCTGCCGCCCTACTGCATCAGCAACGACGAGCTGCGCCTGGTGTACGATACCCTGCTGGCCATGCGCGAGTTGGTACTGCGCGCCGCTACCGAAACCACGCCTGCCTCCGTTCCCGAATTTCCGCATGACTGA
- a CDS encoding beta-ketoacyl synthase N-terminal-like domain-containing protein translates to MTDFARAAIIIRGRGSVSALGTAAGAPYSAGSPFSARALGAQPVPVGSIPAAEEELLQALRRQQPAFRQLDRTVLLGLLAARAARTQAGWISADALSGNSTTDQHAAQLTVSIGSSRGATGRFEEFHNSYLTEGSVPAAASPLTTLGNVASWVAFDAGSQGAALSHSSTCSSAFQALGNAVAWLRAGMAQHFLAGGTEAPLTNFTLAQMQALGIYSPFGAEEWPCRPGAGTPNTFVLGEGAAVFALERLSPEALQAERAQRPNAPLLVLEGVGFGFEAIPSKTGLSPDGQHFQRAMRGALQQANCQPNEVDALVLHSPGTAAGDAAERRAVQAIFGEQLPACTSNKWLVGHTLGASAALSLHFACELLLGAAPAALPFASWLNEHPAHKPLRRIMVNAAGFGGNAASAIVSLA, encoded by the coding sequence ATGACTGATTTCGCCCGTGCTGCCATCATAATCCGTGGCCGCGGCAGCGTTTCGGCCCTGGGTACGGCAGCGGGTGCGCCCTACTCGGCAGGCTCCCCGTTTTCAGCCCGTGCCCTAGGTGCGCAGCCAGTACCCGTGGGCAGCATACCCGCGGCCGAGGAGGAGTTGCTTCAGGCCCTGCGCCGGCAGCAACCCGCTTTCCGTCAGCTCGACCGCACCGTTCTGCTCGGGTTGTTGGCCGCCCGCGCTGCCCGCACGCAAGCCGGCTGGATTTCGGCTGATGCATTATCAGGCAACTCAACCACCGATCAGCACGCCGCTCAACTCACGGTAAGCATTGGCTCGTCGCGCGGCGCTACGGGCCGATTCGAAGAGTTTCACAACAGCTACCTAACCGAGGGCAGCGTGCCCGCCGCGGCCTCGCCCCTCACTACCTTGGGCAACGTTGCCAGCTGGGTTGCTTTTGATGCCGGCAGCCAGGGCGCCGCGCTCAGCCACTCCAGCACCTGCAGCAGCGCGTTTCAGGCCCTTGGCAACGCGGTGGCCTGGCTGCGGGCAGGCATGGCGCAGCACTTTTTGGCCGGCGGCACCGAGGCCCCGCTCACCAATTTCACGCTGGCCCAAATGCAGGCCCTAGGTATCTACTCGCCCTTCGGGGCCGAGGAGTGGCCCTGCCGCCCCGGCGCCGGCACCCCCAACACCTTCGTGCTGGGCGAAGGCGCCGCCGTTTTCGCCCTCGAACGCCTCAGCCCCGAAGCCCTGCAGGCCGAACGCGCGCAACGCCCCAACGCGCCGCTGCTTGTGCTCGAAGGCGTAGGTTTTGGTTTCGAGGCCATACCCAGCAAAACCGGCCTTTCGCCCGATGGGCAGCATTTTCAGCGGGCCATGCGCGGGGCCCTGCAGCAAGCCAACTGCCAGCCCAACGAGGTAGATGCCCTGGTGCTGCATAGCCCTGGCACCGCCGCCGGCGACGCGGCCGAGCGCCGGGCCGTGCAGGCCATATTCGGCGAGCAGTTGCCGGCGTGCACCTCCAACAAATGGCTGGTGGGCCATACCCTGGGTGCATCCGCTGCGCTTAGCCTCCACTTCGCCTGCGAGCTGCTGCTGGGCGCTGCGCCTGCTGCATTGCCCTTCGCCTCGTGGCTGAATGAGCATCCCGCGCACAAACCGCTGCGCCGCATCATGGTAAACGCGGCCGGTTTCGGCGGCAACGCCGCCAGCGCCATCGTTTCGCTCGCCTAA
- a CDS encoding M28 family peptidase — MKFPLLASAAFLFPLALFAQAPATPPTDAEIQKMVAEISADRLKDDVYKMVSFGTRHTLSDTKSKKRGIGAARRWVEDEFKKYSKASGGRLKVEQDTFTVKPDGRRVDVKTLMANVMATLPGTDPNDNRVFIVSGHLDSRVTDVMNRTADAPGANDDASGVAVVMEMARVMSSRKFPCTLVFVAVQGEEQSLVGSGYLARKAKANNWNIVGMLNNDIVGNSHGHDPDLHQPNLVRVFSEGVPANETPEQAQLRRQLSSENDSPSRQLARYAKQAGEQYVAGHTVALEYRPDRFLRGGDHTPFNQQGYAAVRFSEMNEDFTHQHQDLRTENGRQYGDLPEFVDYEYLRKNTGVNLATMASLALAPAAPQNVGVLTANLTNRTELKWDAPATGRKPAGYMVLMRETSSPVWQQRFPVQGTTADLPHSKDNFIFGVASVDEQGHESLPVIPKPVR, encoded by the coding sequence ATGAAATTCCCGCTGCTGGCTTCCGCCGCGTTCCTGTTCCCGCTGGCCCTGTTTGCGCAAGCCCCCGCCACCCCGCCCACCGACGCCGAAATCCAGAAAATGGTAGCCGAAATTTCGGCCGACCGCCTCAAGGACGACGTGTACAAAATGGTGTCGTTTGGCACGCGCCACACCCTCTCCGATACCAAAAGCAAAAAGCGCGGTATCGGTGCTGCGCGGCGTTGGGTCGAGGATGAATTCAAGAAGTACAGCAAGGCCAGCGGCGGCCGCCTGAAGGTGGAGCAAGACACCTTTACGGTGAAGCCCGACGGCCGCCGCGTCGACGTGAAAACCCTGATGGCCAACGTAATGGCCACCCTGCCCGGCACCGACCCCAACGACAACCGCGTGTTTATCGTGAGCGGCCACCTCGACTCGCGCGTAACCGACGTGATGAACCGCACCGCCGATGCCCCCGGCGCCAACGACGATGCTTCGGGCGTAGCCGTGGTGATGGAAATGGCCCGCGTGATGAGCAGCCGTAAATTCCCGTGCACGCTCGTTTTCGTGGCTGTGCAGGGCGAAGAGCAGAGCCTGGTTGGCTCGGGCTACTTGGCCCGCAAAGCCAAGGCCAACAACTGGAACATCGTGGGCATGCTCAACAACGACATTGTGGGTAACTCGCACGGCCACGACCCCGACTTGCACCAGCCCAACCTGGTGCGTGTGTTCAGCGAAGGCGTGCCCGCCAACGAAACGCCCGAACAGGCCCAGCTGCGCCGCCAGCTTTCCTCCGAAAACGACTCGCCCTCGCGCCAGCTGGCCCGCTACGCCAAGCAAGCCGGCGAGCAGTACGTAGCCGGCCACACCGTAGCACTGGAGTACCGCCCCGACCGCTTCCTGCGTGGCGGCGACCACACGCCCTTTAACCAGCAAGGTTACGCCGCGGTGCGCTTCTCCGAGATGAACGAGGACTTCACGCACCAGCACCAAGACCTGCGGACTGAGAACGGCCGCCAGTACGGCGACCTACCCGAGTTTGTGGATTATGAGTACCTGCGCAAAAACACCGGCGTAAACCTGGCCACCATGGCTAGCCTGGCCCTGGCTCCTGCCGCCCCGCAAAACGTAGGCGTACTCACGGCCAACCTCACCAACCGCACCGAGCTAAAGTGGGATGCCCCCGCTACCGGCCGCAAGCCTGCCGGCTACATGGTGCTGATGCGCGAAACCTCCTCGCCCGTGTGGCAGCAGCGCTTCCCCGTGCAAGGCACCACCGCCGACCTGCCCCACAGCAAGGATAACTTCATCTTCGGCGTTGCGTCGGTGGATGAGCAAGGTCACGAAAGCCTGCCGGTAATTCCGAAGCCAGTGCGGTAA
- a CDS encoding glycoside hydrolase family 97 protein, whose translation MIRAALAIAAALLASGPALAQTVHSPTNKLALDFRLSPEGEPLYQLSFGPKQVLKTSRLGVLLQGQPGFDKGLTVIKVDSAQADETWAPVWGEVKQIRNRYKELLVTLQQPGAEKRQMQVRFRLFDDGLGFRYEWPQQPNLQYFVVQQERTEFNLPANHKAFWIPGDYDSNEYAYQTTRVSEVNTLPITPIQLKASPTTVQTPLMLKSDEGLYVNIHEAALVNYPAMMLNVDPKTYTLGAQLVPSATGAAAYLQTPEHTPWRTIVVSNKAADVLASKLILNLNEPTKLQDVSWIKPQKFVGVWWEMHVNKASWNYSDTGNLKLATTDWNALKPNGRHGANTANVKRYIDFAAKHGIEGVLVEGWNVGWEDWAGNWKEEVFDFVTPYPDFDVQELQRYATGKGVKLIMHHETSGSVTNYERRQDEALRFMKDHGYDAVKTGYVGRIIPRGEHHDGQWMVNHYNRTAERMAQRRIMVDMHESVRPTGLHRTYPNWLANEAARGNEFNAWSEGNPPEHETILPFTRLMGGPMDYTPGIFQIKLESWNPERNKGRQVHTTLAKQLALYVTMYSPLQMAADLPEAYEQRLDAFQFIKDVSVDWDDTRVLQAEPGDYLTIARQAKGRNEWFLGAITDEQARNQQVKLDFLSPNTTYEATIYADGKGAHWEKNPMVYQIRKLKVNSKSVLKLQLAAGGGAAVSIKPLATK comes from the coding sequence ATGATCCGTGCTGCCCTCGCCATTGCTGCCGCGCTGCTTGCCTCCGGGCCTGCGCTAGCGCAAACTGTTCACTCTCCTACTAATAAGCTCGCGCTCGACTTTCGCCTGAGCCCCGAAGGCGAGCCGCTGTACCAGCTCAGCTTTGGGCCGAAGCAAGTGCTGAAAACCAGCCGCCTAGGTGTGTTGCTGCAGGGGCAGCCCGGGTTCGACAAAGGCCTAACGGTAATCAAAGTCGATTCGGCGCAGGCCGATGAAACTTGGGCCCCGGTGTGGGGCGAGGTAAAGCAGATACGCAACCGCTACAAAGAGCTGCTGGTAACGCTGCAGCAGCCCGGTGCCGAGAAGCGCCAGATGCAGGTGCGTTTCCGGTTGTTTGATGACGGCTTGGGCTTCCGGTACGAGTGGCCGCAACAGCCCAACCTGCAGTACTTCGTGGTGCAGCAAGAGCGCACCGAGTTCAACCTGCCCGCCAACCACAAAGCCTTCTGGATACCTGGCGACTACGACTCGAACGAGTACGCCTACCAGACTACCCGCGTGAGCGAGGTGAACACGCTGCCCATCACGCCCATTCAGCTGAAAGCCTCGCCCACCACGGTGCAAACGCCTTTGATGCTGAAATCGGACGAGGGGCTGTACGTGAACATCCACGAAGCAGCTTTGGTGAACTACCCGGCCATGATGCTGAACGTAGACCCCAAAACCTACACCCTAGGTGCGCAGTTGGTGCCTTCGGCCACGGGGGCGGCGGCCTACCTGCAAACGCCCGAGCACACGCCTTGGCGCACCATTGTGGTGAGCAACAAAGCCGCTGATGTACTGGCTTCGAAACTTATCCTGAACCTGAACGAGCCTACCAAGCTGCAGGATGTAAGCTGGATTAAGCCGCAGAAATTCGTGGGCGTGTGGTGGGAAATGCACGTCAACAAAGCTTCCTGGAACTACTCCGACACGGGCAACCTGAAGCTGGCCACCACCGATTGGAACGCGTTGAAGCCCAATGGCCGGCACGGCGCCAACACCGCCAACGTAAAGCGCTACATCGACTTCGCGGCCAAGCACGGAATTGAGGGTGTGCTGGTGGAAGGCTGGAACGTAGGCTGGGAAGACTGGGCCGGCAACTGGAAGGAGGAGGTATTCGATTTCGTGACGCCTTACCCCGATTTTGACGTGCAGGAGCTGCAGCGCTACGCCACGGGCAAGGGGGTGAAGCTGATTATGCACCACGAAACTTCGGGCTCGGTAACCAACTACGAGCGTCGCCAGGACGAAGCCCTGCGCTTCATGAAAGACCACGGCTACGACGCCGTAAAAACCGGCTACGTGGGCCGCATCATCCCGCGCGGCGAGCACCACGACGGCCAGTGGATGGTGAACCACTACAACCGCACCGCCGAGCGCATGGCCCAGCGCCGCATTATGGTGGACATGCACGAATCGGTGCGGCCCACCGGCCTGCACCGCACCTACCCCAACTGGCTGGCCAACGAGGCCGCGCGCGGCAACGAGTTCAACGCCTGGAGCGAGGGCAACCCGCCCGAGCACGAAACCATTCTGCCCTTCACGCGCCTGATGGGCGGCCCCATGGACTACACGCCCGGCATCTTTCAGATTAAGCTGGAAAGCTGGAACCCCGAGCGCAACAAAGGCCGCCAGGTACACACCACCCTCGCTAAGCAGTTGGCCCTGTACGTAACCATGTACTCGCCGCTGCAAATGGCCGCCGACCTGCCCGAAGCCTACGAGCAGCGCCTCGATGCCTTTCAGTTCATCAAGGATGTGTCCGTGGATTGGGACGATACCCGCGTGCTGCAAGCCGAGCCCGGCGACTACCTCACCATCGCGCGCCAGGCCAAGGGCCGCAACGAGTGGTTCCTAGGCGCCATTACCGACGAGCAAGCCCGTAATCAGCAAGTTAAGCTCGATTTCCTTTCGCCCAATACCACCTACGAGGCCACCATTTACGCCGATGGCAAAGGCGCCCATTGGGAGAAGAACCCGATGGTGTACCAAATCCGGAAGCTGAAAGTGAACAGCAAATCGGTGCTGAAGCTGCAGTTGGCCGCTGGCGGCGGCGCGGCCGTGAGCATCAAGCCTCTGGCCACGAAGTAG